One window of Hylemonella gracilis genomic DNA carries:
- a CDS encoding succinylglutamate desuccinylase/aspartoacylase domain-containing protein, translating into MSIAPTLQMPARFALALPDLSTWRAGNTGTPGVWQFDSGQPGRHVMISALVHGNELCGAWALLGLLEAGVRPRQGRLTLAFCNLEAFDRFDPAHHDASRLVEEDLNRQWLDARMDEGGTLERRRAAALRPFVAAADWLLDLHSMHEPSAPLLLTGIQLRNLALARTLRTPEHVVVDAGHQDGVRMRDYGRFGELGDNGTHSLLVECGFHGDPASRGVAEDICSRFLVASGALDMATAARLLPGWLQPDAPRQWVLEVTGPVVATSANFRFAAPYTGLEVIADAGTVIGWNDGIAVTTPYDDCVLVMPSTRQARAGVTVVRFARRRVL; encoded by the coding sequence ATGAGCATCGCCCCCACGCTTCAAATGCCCGCGCGGTTCGCGTTGGCCCTCCCGGACTTGAGCACCTGGCGTGCTGGCAACACCGGCACGCCCGGGGTCTGGCAATTTGATTCCGGTCAACCGGGACGGCACGTGATGATCAGCGCCCTGGTCCATGGCAATGAGCTGTGCGGCGCCTGGGCGCTGCTCGGTCTGCTGGAGGCGGGCGTGCGCCCGCGTCAGGGCCGCCTCACGCTGGCCTTCTGCAACCTCGAAGCCTTCGATCGCTTTGACCCGGCGCATCACGATGCCTCGCGCCTGGTGGAGGAAGACCTGAATCGCCAGTGGCTTGACGCGCGCATGGACGAAGGCGGCACCTTGGAGCGGCGCCGCGCTGCCGCCTTGCGTCCCTTTGTGGCCGCCGCAGACTGGCTGCTCGATCTGCACTCCATGCACGAACCTTCGGCACCCTTGCTGCTCACCGGTATCCAGTTGCGCAACCTCGCCCTGGCGCGCACGCTGCGCACGCCCGAGCATGTGGTGGTCGATGCCGGCCATCAGGACGGCGTGCGCATGCGCGACTACGGCCGGTTTGGAGAACTCGGCGACAACGGCACGCATTCGTTGCTGGTCGAATGTGGGTTTCATGGGGATCCAGCCAGCCGGGGGGTCGCCGAAGACATCTGCAGTCGGTTCCTCGTCGCCTCCGGAGCCTTGGACATGGCCACGGCCGCGCGCCTGCTGCCCGGCTGGCTCCAGCCCGACGCACCGCGTCAATGGGTGCTGGAAGTCACCGGGCCGGTGGTCGCCACCAGTGCGAACTTCCGGTTTGCCGCGCCCTACACCGGCTTGGAGGTGATCGCCGACGCGGGAACAGTCATAGGCTGGAACGACGGGATTGCGGTCACGACGCCCTACGATGACTGCGTGCTGGTCATGCCCTCCACGCGCCAGGCGCGTGCCGGAGTCACGGTGGTGCGTTTCGCGCGCCGCCGCGTGCTCTGA
- a CDS encoding acyl-CoA thioesterase, which produces MSSITLRFLAEPSTVNYGGKVHGGTVMKWIDEAGYACATSWAKRYCVTVYVGGIRFHRPIMIGDLVEVEAKLAYTGSTSMNISVEVRSGDMKGGNLETTTECLIVFVSVDSHGKPMPVNPWTPETPEAVALAKRAKAQLDASRSAG; this is translated from the coding sequence ATGTCCTCCATCACGCTCCGCTTTCTCGCCGAACCCAGCACCGTCAACTACGGCGGCAAGGTGCACGGCGGCACCGTCATGAAATGGATCGATGAGGCCGGCTACGCCTGCGCCACCAGCTGGGCCAAGCGTTATTGCGTCACGGTCTACGTGGGTGGCATCCGTTTTCACCGCCCCATCATGATCGGTGACCTGGTGGAGGTGGAAGCGAAGCTGGCCTACACCGGCAGCACCAGCATGAACATCTCGGTCGAAGTGCGCAGCGGCGACATGAAAGGCGGAAACCTGGAGACCACGACCGAGTGCCTGATCGTCTTCGTCTCGGTGGATTCGCACGGCAAGCCCATGCCGGTCAATCCTTGGACCCCCGAAACGCCCGAAGCCGTCGCACTGGCCAAGCGCGCCAAGGCCCAGCTGGACGCGTCGCGTTCGGCAGGCTGA